A genomic stretch from Helianthus annuus cultivar XRQ/B chromosome 1, HanXRQr2.0-SUNRISE, whole genome shotgun sequence includes:
- the LOC110931125 gene encoding protein RALF-like 24 produces MKSIFLPFFFIFLHTHFKISSGVSILDPNLLKSNELDPIVKRVCSGKIGEYAEDEMMMESESSRRVLMVQKKYISYETLKRDLVPCGTPGASYYNCNGKGVASPYNRGCEVITRCARDAMNT; encoded by the coding sequence ATGAAATCCATCTTTCTACCATTTTTCTTCATATTCTTACACACCCACTTCAAGATTTCATCTGGGGTTTCAATCTTGGACCCTAATTTGCTAAAAAGCAATGAACTTGACCCCATTGTGAAGAGGGTTTGCAGTGGGAAGATAGGTGAGTATGCAGAAGATGAGATGATGATGGAGTCTGAAAGCAGCAGGAGAGTGTTGATGGTGCAGAAGAAGTATATAAGTTATGAGACATTGAAGAGGGATCTTGTACCTTGTGGTACACCTGGTGCTTCATATTACAACTGCAATGGTAAAGGGGTTGCGAGCCCTTATAATAGAGGGTGTGAAGTTATCACTAGATGTGCTAGAGATGCTATGAATACTTGA
- the LOC110877325 gene encoding adenosylhomocysteinase 1 isoform X2, translated as MALTVEKTSTGREYKVEMPGLMSCRTEFGPSQPFKGARITGSLHMTIQTGVLIETLTALGAEVRWCSCNIFSTQDHAAAAIARDSAAVFAWKGETLQEYWWCTERALDWGPGGGPDLIVDDGGDATLLIHEGVKAEEEFEKTGKLPDPTSTDNAEFQIVLSIIKEGLATDPKKYHKMKERLVGVSEETTTGVKRLYQMQANGTLLFPAINVNDSVTKSKFDNLYGCRHSLPDGLMRATDVMIAGKVAVVCGYGDVGKGCAAAMKQAGARVIVTEIDPICALQATMEGLQVLTLDDVVSEADIFVTTTGNKDIIMVSDMKKMKNNAIVCNIGHFDNEIDMLGLETYPGVQRITIKPQTDRWVFPETKTGIIVLAEGRLMNLGCATGHPSFVMSCSFTNQVIAQLELWNEKSTGKYKKEVYVLPKHLDEKVAALHLGKLGAKLTKLTKDQADYISVPVEGPYKPAHYRY; from the exons ATGGCTCTCACCGTCGAGAAAACCTCTACTGGCCGTGAATACAAA GTCGAAATGCCCGGACTTATGTCCTGCAGGACCGAATTCGGCCCATCGCAGCCCTTCAAAGGCGCTCGCATCACCGGTTCACTCCACATGACTATTCAAACCGGTGTCCTTATCGAAACCCTTACCGCCTTGGGCGCTGAGGTCAGATGGTGCTCTTGCAACATCTTCTCCACCCAGGATCACGCTGCGGCCGCTATCGCTCGCGATTCGGCTGCTGTGTTCGCCTGGAAGGGGGAAACACTACAG GAATACTGGTGGTGTACTGAGCGTGCTTTGGACTGGGGCCCTGGTGGTGGTCCAGATCTGATTGTTGATGACGGTGGTGATGCTACTTTGTTGATCCATGAAGGAGTTAAGGCTGAGGAGGAGTTTGAGAAGACTGGAAAGTTGCCGGATCCTACCTCGACTGATAATGCAGAGTTCCAGATTGTGTTGTCGATTATTAAGGAAGGATTGGCGACTGACCCGAAGAAGTACCACAAGATGAAGGAGAGATTGGTAGGTGTGTCTGAGGAGACTACCACTGGTGTTAAGAGGTTGTACCAGATGCAAGCTAACGGTACTCTGTTGTTCCCTGCTATTAATGTCAACGACTCTGTTACCAAGAGCAAG TTTGACAACTTGTATGGATGCCGTCACTCTCTCCCTGATGGTTTGATGAGAGCCACCGATGTCATGATCGCTGGAAAGGTAGCTGTCGTCTGCGGTTACGGAGATGTCGGAAAGGGTTGTGCCGCCGCCATGAAACAAGCTGGTGCCCGTGTCATCGTCACAGAAATCGACCCCATCTGCGCTCTCCAGGCCACCATGGAAGGACTCCAAGTCCTCACCTTGGACGACGTAGTTTCCGAAGCTGACATCTTCGTCACCACCACTGGTAACAAAGACATCATCATGGTTTCTgacatgaagaagatgaagaacaaTGCCATCGTCTGCAACATCGGTCACTTCGACAACGAAATCGACATGCTTGGACTTGAAACCTACCCCGGTGTTCAAAGAATCACCATCAAACCCCAAACCGACAGGTGGGTCTTCCCCGAAACCAAGACCGGCATCATTGTTTTGGCTGAGGGTCGTCTCATGAACTTGGGTTGTGCCACTGGTCACCCCAGTTTCGTGATGTCGTGCTCGTTCACCAACCAAGTGATTGCCCAACTCGAACTGTGGAACGAGAAGAGCACTGGAAAGTACAAGAAGGAGGTATACGTGTTGCCAAAGCATCTTGACGAGAAGGTTGCCGCTCTTCATCTTGGAAAGCTTGGAGCTAAGTTGACCAAGTTGACCAAGGACCAGGCTGACTACATCAGCGTACCAGTTGAGGGTCCATACAAGCCTGCTCACTACAGGTACTGA
- the LOC110877325 gene encoding adenosylhomocysteinase 1 isoform X1, translated as MALTVEKTSTGREYKVKDMSLADFGRLELELAEVEMPGLMSCRTEFGPSQPFKGARITGSLHMTIQTGVLIETLTALGAEVRWCSCNIFSTQDHAAAAIARDSAAVFAWKGETLQEYWWCTERALDWGPGGGPDLIVDDGGDATLLIHEGVKAEEEFEKTGKLPDPTSTDNAEFQIVLSIIKEGLATDPKKYHKMKERLVGVSEETTTGVKRLYQMQANGTLLFPAINVNDSVTKSKFDNLYGCRHSLPDGLMRATDVMIAGKVAVVCGYGDVGKGCAAAMKQAGARVIVTEIDPICALQATMEGLQVLTLDDVVSEADIFVTTTGNKDIIMVSDMKKMKNNAIVCNIGHFDNEIDMLGLETYPGVQRITIKPQTDRWVFPETKTGIIVLAEGRLMNLGCATGHPSFVMSCSFTNQVIAQLELWNEKSTGKYKKEVYVLPKHLDEKVAALHLGKLGAKLTKLTKDQADYISVPVEGPYKPAHYRY; from the exons ATGGCTCTCACCGTCGAGAAAACCTCTACTGGCCGTGAATACAAAGTCAAGGACATGTCCTTAGCCGACTTCGGCCGCCTCGAACTCGAGCTAGCCGAAGTCGAAATGCCCGGACTTATGTCCTGCAGGACCGAATTCGGCCCATCGCAGCCCTTCAAAGGCGCTCGCATCACCGGTTCACTCCACATGACTATTCAAACCGGTGTCCTTATCGAAACCCTTACCGCCTTGGGCGCTGAGGTCAGATGGTGCTCTTGCAACATCTTCTCCACCCAGGATCACGCTGCGGCCGCTATCGCTCGCGATTCGGCTGCTGTGTTCGCCTGGAAGGGGGAAACACTACAG GAATACTGGTGGTGTACTGAGCGTGCTTTGGACTGGGGCCCTGGTGGTGGTCCAGATCTGATTGTTGATGACGGTGGTGATGCTACTTTGTTGATCCATGAAGGAGTTAAGGCTGAGGAGGAGTTTGAGAAGACTGGAAAGTTGCCGGATCCTACCTCGACTGATAATGCAGAGTTCCAGATTGTGTTGTCGATTATTAAGGAAGGATTGGCGACTGACCCGAAGAAGTACCACAAGATGAAGGAGAGATTGGTAGGTGTGTCTGAGGAGACTACCACTGGTGTTAAGAGGTTGTACCAGATGCAAGCTAACGGTACTCTGTTGTTCCCTGCTATTAATGTCAACGACTCTGTTACCAAGAGCAAG TTTGACAACTTGTATGGATGCCGTCACTCTCTCCCTGATGGTTTGATGAGAGCCACCGATGTCATGATCGCTGGAAAGGTAGCTGTCGTCTGCGGTTACGGAGATGTCGGAAAGGGTTGTGCCGCCGCCATGAAACAAGCTGGTGCCCGTGTCATCGTCACAGAAATCGACCCCATCTGCGCTCTCCAGGCCACCATGGAAGGACTCCAAGTCCTCACCTTGGACGACGTAGTTTCCGAAGCTGACATCTTCGTCACCACCACTGGTAACAAAGACATCATCATGGTTTCTgacatgaagaagatgaagaacaaTGCCATCGTCTGCAACATCGGTCACTTCGACAACGAAATCGACATGCTTGGACTTGAAACCTACCCCGGTGTTCAAAGAATCACCATCAAACCCCAAACCGACAGGTGGGTCTTCCCCGAAACCAAGACCGGCATCATTGTTTTGGCTGAGGGTCGTCTCATGAACTTGGGTTGTGCCACTGGTCACCCCAGTTTCGTGATGTCGTGCTCGTTCACCAACCAAGTGATTGCCCAACTCGAACTGTGGAACGAGAAGAGCACTGGAAAGTACAAGAAGGAGGTATACGTGTTGCCAAAGCATCTTGACGAGAAGGTTGCCGCTCTTCATCTTGGAAAGCTTGGAGCTAAGTTGACCAAGTTGACCAAGGACCAGGCTGACTACATCAGCGTACCAGTTGAGGGTCCATACAAGCCTGCTCACTACAGGTACTGA
- the LOC110931133 gene encoding uncharacterized protein LOC110931133 produces the protein MGAGLWRWDDDPGGSFSAVAVRKWLAASCPGVSNPKLDWCKWVPIKCNIFMWRLMLNMLKWIPTKLALLRRNINDENTTCVLCGDGEDEGDHIFTGYAFSMSMWNDVLRWLGLPNYFAFSVSDILDIHKVDGLSATRKHIIKGMVMVCFWRNWRARNDCIFNQKMGNVVEVVVEIKAFGFLWFSNRYKDFVNHRKGWSNVMLL, from the coding sequence ATGGGCGCAGGCTTATGGAGGTGGGACGACGATCCTGGTGGGTCGTTTTCGGCTGTGGCAGTCAGGAAGTGGCTCGCGGCTTCGTGCCCAGGTGTAAGTAATCCAAAACTTGACTGGTGTAAATGGGTGCCCATTAAATGTAACATTTTTATGTGGCGTCTTATGTTGAATATGTTGAAATGGATTCCAACCAAGTTGGCGTTATTGAGAAGGAACATTAACGATGAAAATACTACTTGTGTGTTATGTGGGGATGGTGAGGATGAGGGAGACCATATTTTTACGGGTTATGCGTTTTCGATGAGCATGTGGAATGACGTGTTAAGATGGCTTGGGCTGCCAAACTATTTTGCTTTCAGTGTGAGCGATATTCTTGATATTCACAAGGTGGATGGGTTATCGGCTACACGCAAACATATTATTAAAGGTATGGTTATGGTTTGTTTTTGGCGTAACTGGAGAGCTAGGAATGATTGTATTTTCAACCAAAAGATGGGCAATGTAGTGGAGGTTGTGGTTGAGATTAAAGCCTTTGGATTTCTTTGGTTTTCGAATAGGTATAAAGATTTTGTTAACCATCGGAAAGGTTGGTCTAATGTAATGTTATTGTAA
- the LOC110931142 gene encoding uncharacterized protein LOC110931142, producing the protein MADELPLWFPPMSSDDSSDSSILFFQNLIEETELQDTGTSNRRRYIERQREEGHETLMADYFVEDPKYNEDIFRHRFRMSKRLFLKIVSDVEENDPWFVEAPDARGRKGFTPLQKVTSAIKQLATGNTPDENDEYLHMAERTSRECLEYFCDTVCKIYGPEFLRRPTSHDMALYCF; encoded by the coding sequence ATGGCGGATGAACTCCCGTTATGGTTCCCACCCATGAGTAGCGACGATTCATCCGATAGTAGCattcttttttttcaaaatctcatcgaaGAAACCGAACTTCAAGATACCGGCACATCTAACCGAAGGAGATATATTGAACGTCAACGTGAGGAGGggcatgagacactcatggcgGATTATTTTGTCGAAGACCCGAAGTACAACGAAGATATCTTTCGGCATAGGTTCCGTATGTCGAAacgtttgtttctaaaaattgtGTCCGATGTGGAAGAGAACGACCCGTGGTTTGTAGAGGCCCCCGATGCGCGAGGTAGGAAGGGCTTTACGCCCTTGCAAAAGGTGACATCGGCTATTAAACAGCTCGCAACTGGAAACACTCCAGACGAGAACGACGAGTACTTGCATATGGCCGAAAGAACTTCCCGCGAGTGCCTAGAATATTTTTGTGACACGGTTTGCAAAATATATGGTCCAGAGTTCTTACGTAGACCGACAAGCCACGACATGGCactttattgtttttaa